One genomic segment of Chelonia mydas isolate rCheMyd1 chromosome 1, rCheMyd1.pri.v2, whole genome shotgun sequence includes these proteins:
- the MPST gene encoding 3-mercaptopyruvate sulfurtransferase isoform X2 has protein sequence MSQQFLYRALVSAKWLSETIKSPQAGQAVKILDASWYLPKMKRDPRHEFEERHIPGAAFFDIDLCSDRMSPYDHMLPSADDFAEYVGKLGVGNDSHVVVYDASDQGLFSAPRVWWMFRAFGHHAVSLLDGGLKNWQREGYPLSSGKSRAVPAEFNASLDKSLVKTHEDIEENIESHRFQLVDARSAGRFRGTEAEPREGIEPGHIPGSLNIPFLDFLTEAGFEKTPEAIRSLFQEKKVDLSKPVVATCGSGVTACHVALGAYLCGKPDVAVYDGAWVEWYMRARPGEVISEGRGKTL, from the exons ATGTCTCAGCAGTTCCTTTATCGGGCACTGGTGTCAGCTAAGTGGCTCTCAGAAACCATCAAGTCCCCTCAGGCTGGGCAGGCTGTGAAGATCCTGGATGCGTCGTGGTACCTCCCGAAGATGAAGCGTGACCCCCGGCATGAGTTTGAGGAGCGCCACATCCCTGGTGCTGCTTTCTTTGACATCGACCTATGCAGCGACCGTATGTCGCCATATGACCacatgctgcccagtgcagatgACTTTGCGGAGTATGTGGGCAAGCTGGGTGTGGGGAATGACTCCCATGTGGTCGTGTATGATGCCAGCGATCAGGGTCTCTTCTCTGCTCCCCGTGTCTGGTGGATGTTCCGGGCCTTTGGGCACCATGCTGTTTCTCTTCTGGATGGTGGGCTGAAGAACTGGCAGCGGGAGGGGTACCCACTGAGCTCTGGCAAGAGCCGAGCAGTTCCTGCGGAGTTCAATGcctccttggacaagtcactggtGAAGACCCATGAGGACATAGAGGAGAACATAGAGTCACATCGCTTCCAGCTGGTTGATGCTCGCTCTGCAGGGCGGTTCAGAGGGACGGAGGCAGAGCCCAGAGAAG gaATTGAGCCTGGTCATATCCCTGGCTCCCTGAACATCCCCTTCTTGGATTTCCTCACAGAAGCTGGCTTTGAGAAGACCCCTGAAGCGATCCGCAGCTTATTCCAGGAGAAGAAAGTGGACCTCTCAAAGCCAGTGGTAGCCACATGTGGCTCGGGAGTCACTGCCTGCCATGTGGCCTTGGGGGCGTACCTCTGTGGCAAGCCAGACGTGGCTGTCTACGATGGTGCCTGGGTGGAGTGGTACATGCGGGCTCGGCCTGGAGAGGTCATCTCTGAGGGCAGAGGCAAGACCCTCTGA
- the MPST gene encoding 3-mercaptopyruvate sulfurtransferase isoform X1: MEGAGAPRIGGGGLKPVSVTPLSSRGAGAGRRKPQRLSESGQDSGAMSQQFLYRALVSAKWLSETIKSPQAGQAVKILDASWYLPKMKRDPRHEFEERHIPGAAFFDIDLCSDRMSPYDHMLPSADDFAEYVGKLGVGNDSHVVVYDASDQGLFSAPRVWWMFRAFGHHAVSLLDGGLKNWQREGYPLSSGKSRAVPAEFNASLDKSLVKTHEDIEENIESHRFQLVDARSAGRFRGTEAEPREGIEPGHIPGSLNIPFLDFLTEAGFEKTPEAIRSLFQEKKVDLSKPVVATCGSGVTACHVALGAYLCGKPDVAVYDGAWVEWYMRARPGEVISEGRGKTL; this comes from the exons ATGGAGGGGGCGGGAGCGCCGCGCATTGGAGGAGGCGGCCTGAAGCCCGTGTCAGTCACGCCGCTGAGCAGCCGCGGCGCAGGAGCGGGACGGAG GAAACCCCAGAGACTGTCTGAATCTGGCCAGGACTCAGGAGCAATGTCTCAGCAGTTCCTTTATCGGGCACTGGTGTCAGCTAAGTGGCTCTCAGAAACCATCAAGTCCCCTCAGGCTGGGCAGGCTGTGAAGATCCTGGATGCGTCGTGGTACCTCCCGAAGATGAAGCGTGACCCCCGGCATGAGTTTGAGGAGCGCCACATCCCTGGTGCTGCTTTCTTTGACATCGACCTATGCAGCGACCGTATGTCGCCATATGACCacatgctgcccagtgcagatgACTTTGCGGAGTATGTGGGCAAGCTGGGTGTGGGGAATGACTCCCATGTGGTCGTGTATGATGCCAGCGATCAGGGTCTCTTCTCTGCTCCCCGTGTCTGGTGGATGTTCCGGGCCTTTGGGCACCATGCTGTTTCTCTTCTGGATGGTGGGCTGAAGAACTGGCAGCGGGAGGGGTACCCACTGAGCTCTGGCAAGAGCCGAGCAGTTCCTGCGGAGTTCAATGcctccttggacaagtcactggtGAAGACCCATGAGGACATAGAGGAGAACATAGAGTCACATCGCTTCCAGCTGGTTGATGCTCGCTCTGCAGGGCGGTTCAGAGGGACGGAGGCAGAGCCCAGAGAAG gaATTGAGCCTGGTCATATCCCTGGCTCCCTGAACATCCCCTTCTTGGATTTCCTCACAGAAGCTGGCTTTGAGAAGACCCCTGAAGCGATCCGCAGCTTATTCCAGGAGAAGAAAGTGGACCTCTCAAAGCCAGTGGTAGCCACATGTGGCTCGGGAGTCACTGCCTGCCATGTGGCCTTGGGGGCGTACCTCTGTGGCAAGCCAGACGTGGCTGTCTACGATGGTGCCTGGGTGGAGTGGTACATGCGGGCTCGGCCTGGAGAGGTCATCTCTGAGGGCAGAGGCAAGACCCTCTGA